In Sander vitreus isolate 19-12246 chromosome 4, sanVit1, whole genome shotgun sequence, the genomic stretch TCCCACACGTTACAGTTGAAGTCATCATATCCCGCCAGAAGAAGACGGCCACTCTTTGAGAATGCAACAGAGGTGATGCCACATATGATATTGTCATGAGAGTAGATCATTAATTCCTGATCAGCACGCAGATCAAACAGCCTGCAGGTGGCATCATCGGAGCCTGTGGCAAATGCGTTGCCATTAGGGAAGAACTGAAAATTACAAAAGAGAAATCGTTAACGCACCATAGAcacaaaatcataaaaacaaGAAGTACATCTATATAAATAGttgtttaaaacacaaaaacgtGCCCCAAAGTGCAATTTCaactaaaaagaaacaaataactTACACAGATGGCATTGATGTCAGACTCATGGCCTGTGAATGTCTGTCTGCACATGCCCTCTCGAACATCCCAGAGTTTAGCAGAGGCATCACAAGCACCAGAGACGAATAACCGGGAGTCAGGGGCCAATGACAGGCTCATGACATCACCTGTGTGTCCAGCAAATGTGGTTGTCTGCTGGCCAGTCTCAATGTCCCAAAGTGCACTATGAAGTAAAATACAAGATTAGGATACCCGTTTGCCATTTCTCCAACATCCTAGGTTTTACACAAAATGTTTGACTTAACACCGTATAATAACTCAATCTAGGCATAGGCCATCCTTTTACCTACCAAGTGGTATCTCCAGAGCTTGTAACAATTTGGTTGTCATCAAGAAAGCGACAACAGGACAGGTATCctgatatatataaaaaaaaaaaaaaaaatatttattaatatggAATTTCATGTCAGAACTATAACTAGCAGTAGAAAAGTAACTAGCAGAGTAGATCATATACCTGTATGTCCAGCGAGCTCACGGCTCACGCGTACATTCCCTTCGCGTGTTTTGAGGTTGTAGATGGAACAGATGTTGTCTAAGCCACCACAGGCCACGTAATTTCCTGAAGGTGCATATGCGCAAGTCATGACCCAGGAAGATCGAAGTGGGATGGCATGAACCTACAACgaaagtgacacacacacacacacacacgtgttaatttctttaaaaaagtcatggtacagtaaagtcagtacttttacAGTAGCTAGTTTTACCAGTCtggtaacttaaaaaaaaaaaaagtcttgttttCTGGTTTTTGGAGAGCAACCTTTAAGATTACTTTTGACACCCTGTGCTAACACTCTGGAAATACCAGGATGCCATTATAATCTGTTGATGTAAAATATACAtcaaatatacacaaatatgTCACAACCTGTGGGTACTAGTCTGATATATACATTTCAAGGTCTAACTAACTCCAATGCTAGGcttgttttttcctcttttttggggcttttccgcctttaatcgacaggacagctaggtgacaaaggggggagagagggggaagacatgcaggaaattgtcac encodes the following:
- the gnb1b gene encoding guanine nucleotide binding protein (G protein), beta polypeptide 1b codes for the protein MSELDQLRQEAEQLKNQIRDARKACADATLSQITANIDPVGRIQMRTRRTLRGHLAKIYAMHWGTDSRLLVSASQDGKLIIWDSYTTNKVHAIPLRSSWVMTCAYAPSGNYVACGGLDNICSIYNLKTREGNVRVSRELAGHTGYLSCCRFLDDNQIVTSSGDTTCALWDIETGQQTTTFAGHTGDVMSLSLAPDSRLFVSGACDASAKLWDVREGMCRQTFTGHESDINAICFFPNGNAFATGSDDATCRLFDLRADQELMIYSHDNIICGITSVAFSKSGRLLLAGYDDFNCNVWDTLKADRAGVLAGHDNRVSCLGVTDDGMAVATGSWDSFLKIWN